A portion of the Streptomyces coeruleoprunus genome contains these proteins:
- a CDS encoding carbohydrate ABC transporter permease has translation MSTVTEPRRSSVPTAGGTAGAGTRPRRVRGRDERSPLASVGLHAALIAASAVAVFPIVYMIFISLRGRDGWTKPTSAEGGLEITNYAYVLTETEFPRWFANSVLVAAGTTLVGVFVAASTGYAISRMRFPGHKSLMWVLLITQMFPVAVLIVALYNILGGLGLLDSYVGLILTYCSVSVPFCAWMMKGYFDTIPHEIDEAGRVDGLTPFGTFYRLILPLAKPGLAVTAFYSFLTAWGEVAFARAFLSSDSMLTLSVGLQSFIGQHKAEWGYLTACAVIITVPAGLVFLLVQRNLVAGLTAGGTKG, from the coding sequence ATGAGCACGGTGACCGAACCCCGGCGCAGCAGCGTCCCGACGGCCGGCGGCACGGCCGGTGCCGGCACCCGTCCACGCCGGGTGCGCGGCCGGGACGAGCGCTCCCCGCTGGCCTCCGTCGGGCTGCACGCGGCACTGATCGCGGCCAGCGCGGTCGCGGTCTTCCCCATCGTGTACATGATCTTCATCTCGCTGCGCGGCCGGGACGGCTGGACCAAGCCCACCAGCGCCGAGGGCGGCCTGGAGATCACCAACTACGCGTACGTCCTCACCGAGACCGAGTTCCCGCGCTGGTTCGCCAACTCCGTCCTGGTCGCCGCCGGAACGACCCTCGTCGGCGTCTTCGTCGCGGCCTCCACCGGCTACGCCATCTCGCGCATGCGCTTCCCCGGCCACAAGTCGCTGATGTGGGTCCTGCTCATCACCCAGATGTTCCCGGTGGCCGTGCTGATCGTCGCCCTCTACAACATCCTCGGCGGCCTGGGCCTGCTCGACTCGTACGTCGGCCTGATCCTGACGTACTGCTCGGTGTCCGTGCCGTTCTGCGCCTGGATGATGAAGGGCTACTTCGACACCATCCCGCACGAGATCGACGAGGCCGGCCGGGTCGACGGGCTCACCCCGTTCGGCACCTTCTACCGGCTGATCCTGCCGCTGGCCAAGCCCGGTCTCGCGGTGACCGCGTTCTACTCGTTCCTCACCGCGTGGGGAGAAGTCGCCTTCGCGCGGGCCTTCCTCTCCAGCGACTCGATGCTCACGCTCTCCGTCGGCCTGCAGAGCTTCATCGGCCAGCACAAGGCCGAGTGGGGCTACCTGACCGCCTGCGCGGTGATCATCACCGTGCCCGCGGGCCTGGTGTTCCTCCTGGTCCAGCGGAACCTCGTGGCGGGCCTCACCGCCGGCGGCACCAAGGGCTGA
- a CDS encoding sugar ABC transporter permease produces the protein MKTATADPATAGRPPRAGLLTRMKRSYDRHWYAWAMVLPVVLVIGVLIAYPLGRGVYLSFTDANELNVAKQLGATEIPATYQFVGFDNYWRVLSGADGEFYPKLAWTVVWTVSCVFFHYTIGLGLALLLNRKLKGRSLYRVLLILPWAVPAFVATYIWRMMYNSESGIFNALLGQLGFAPVDWLGDTFMQKVAVIGVNVWLGVPFMMVAVLGGLQSISSEQYEAAEMDGANAWQRFRHVTLPGLRPVSATVILLGTIWTFNMFPIIYLMLGEANALHSEILVTYAYRLAFGSVRDYAGAATYGILILSMLLVFAVFYRRMLNRQEAAR, from the coding sequence CGCCACGGCCGGGCGGCCGCCCAGGGCCGGCCTGCTCACGCGCATGAAGCGCTCCTACGACCGGCACTGGTACGCCTGGGCCATGGTGCTGCCGGTGGTCCTGGTGATCGGCGTCCTGATCGCCTATCCCCTGGGGCGGGGCGTCTACCTGTCCTTCACCGACGCCAACGAGCTGAACGTCGCCAAGCAGCTCGGCGCGACCGAGATCCCCGCCACCTACCAGTTCGTCGGCTTCGACAACTACTGGCGGGTGCTGTCCGGCGCTGACGGCGAGTTCTACCCGAAGCTGGCGTGGACCGTGGTGTGGACCGTCTCGTGCGTGTTCTTCCACTACACCATCGGCCTGGGCCTCGCCCTCCTGCTCAACCGCAAGCTCAAGGGCCGCTCCCTGTACCGGGTGCTGCTCATCCTGCCGTGGGCCGTGCCCGCCTTCGTCGCCACGTACATCTGGCGCATGATGTACAACTCCGAGTCCGGCATCTTCAACGCCCTCCTCGGACAGCTCGGCTTCGCCCCCGTCGACTGGCTCGGCGACACCTTCATGCAGAAGGTCGCCGTCATCGGCGTCAACGTCTGGCTCGGCGTGCCGTTCATGATGGTCGCCGTCCTCGGCGGGCTGCAGTCCATCTCCAGTGAGCAGTACGAGGCCGCCGAGATGGACGGCGCCAACGCCTGGCAGCGGTTCCGCCACGTCACCCTGCCGGGGCTGCGCCCGGTCAGCGCCACCGTGATCCTGCTCGGCACGATCTGGACGTTCAACATGTTCCCGATCATCTACCTGATGCTCGGTGAGGCGAACGCGCTGCACAGCGAGATCCTCGTGACCTACGCCTACCGGCTGGCCTTCGGCTCCGTACGCGACTACGCGGGCGCCGCGACCTACGGAATCCTCATCCTCTCCATGCTCCTCGTCTTCGCCGTCTTCTACCGGCGCATGCTCAACCGTCAGGAGGCCGCGCGATGA